A stretch of Besnoitia besnoiti strain Bb-Ger1 chromosome III, whole genome shotgun sequence DNA encodes these proteins:
- a CDS encoding hypothetical protein (encoded by transcript BESB_048360) produces the protein MAFFSACQTLSWRRGRSVYRARNFLLLCTVLCFISSVRPTGAVPCDPTTTTVCTNGSCFAHNGLEVCVCELPWTGAQCDQTMSLCTKDCGVSADTGLDCQTALCGLGSCTDSRVPPYYSCACGDFYSGNNCEIQSNPCSSASSNPCAHGSCTFAPGKSSGTVTCVCDDGWEVPQGATSTLVKWGSSEVLMGPPCSQQQHRGVAKLALTLTSGEMIIWWIVFAISIIALTWCCYTVCAETCSTYIKAIGRMRTGAQVASAVAGS, from the coding sequence ATGGCTTTTTTCTCCGCTTGTCAGACGCTCTCTTGGCGCCGGGGTCGCTCGGTATATCGTGCCCGTAATTTCCTCCTTCTTTGCACTGTTCTGTGCTTCATATCGTCGGTACGGCCGACGGGAGCCGTTCCTTGCGACCCGACAACGACCACAGTTTGCACGAATGGGAGTTGTTTTGCACACAACGGACTCGAAGTTTGCGTGTGCGAATTACCATGGACGGGCGCACAGTGCGACCAGACTATGTCGTTGTGCACCAAGGACTGCGGAGTGAGCGCGGACACTGGGCTAGACTGCCAAACCGCGTTGTGTGGGCTAGGGTCTTGCACGGACAGCAGGGTGCCGCCGTATTACtcgtgcgcctgcggagatTTTTATTCGGGGAACAACTGTGAAATCCAAAGCAACCCATGCAGTAGCGCGAGCAGTAATCCATGTGCGCACGGCTCTTGTACATTTGCGCCCGGGAAAAGCAGCGGCACAGTCACGTGTGTGTGCGATGATGGATGGGAGGTCCCTCAGGGCGCAACGTCGACTCTAGTCAAGTGGGGAAGTAGTGAAGTCCTCATGGGGCCACCTTGCTCTCAGCAGCAGCATCGAGGAGTTGCGAAGCTCGCCCTGACATTAACTAGCGGCGAGATGATTATCTGGTGGATCGTTTTTGCCATCAGTATTATTGCGCTTACCTGGTGCTGCTACACTGTGTGCGCTGAGACGTGCTCCACGTATATCAAAGCCATCGGCAGAATGAGGACCGGGGCACAAGTGGCTAGCGCCGTTGCGGGGAGCTGA
- a CDS encoding hypothetical protein (encoded by transcript BESB_048370): MATISTKTASQAPNSDDETFSSSASASTIRPGVGLTVLDNDAPAPEKLLTSGDMHSALTPDREHRGGKSQKADSLLDATTTRYREKSKSPAACAVRRLRKASGATGGEEPIENFPADWEEERAPQASRLAERELGNREAEVGVESYADVVKQDSSSGKDGKNKSTSYYREESWMCSRIPNELIPHLTANDEKAEKRTGTLNEQLGSVSLSENARRRKQGRHSQLRDTQYAASIAEDSHDQNDVGRLRSCYIKVLRREGTSSRGCLGTRGRQKRTVPITADRPPESEGQRGNREEKEETVESRLQVAVDWRGDQSRSLVQGPYFPPGDRETTSPEKKSETDTRDGACLREPEAGQSPIAVAPPAGSPAAWASAPASVSTQKTGDSASNHKSICPTGANNGGGAPEGAFPTSRTHETTQATGMRWQGSACDLTLDGKTTLPPAVNNRAELCSEGKNAPPGVTHKVERSAENVIKSSACDEESASPTNWSPMARTEKLKIGVIEGYGDLMEIPVIHENRNEGGNLVGAAESLEDKALTGAPPGEPAHSPYVLRTEYRTSTADVSGAAGEDTKQRTMQRSSGTPIKTGGEPEKVESAASAAMAILSVVTNSPLRHCDADHDHVHSKDIKGAPAAKLPRKRHSPPPAATQVPPTPTLSATPFQHKREDAMAHQICLMKNDVTCAAVKERPYSRTCRQRVGTIECSTMKLFQSFEVPASPPYENYLHSISVSPDSRSFACVGPEADALTLGNASPPLPLEPSTSFFSTATAEATTAKGSNHNEYAGFFEPEDCSSSTSPALGAGTAPPQNADEGQLTAASSGKLEPPTSCSATTPSRPASLGVESIALGLTEGALASTQTLAAQEPREGCSSAAQSGQDASTTPWVSINSAERKRNRKRCSWAAGVSAETEALVAAPSSEPGCGSPVNKRHVEQAVVEDPLSTPSGSRERQGRCRQGSRAQRSKPLNNDEAHVDLTLTSLLSECAEQDAGKRPLPPLACSSVGGRPRGRVALNAKSTSSLSSDPPANGQQESRKKQRLLVSRKGKTADVAAYEETPQSPRLHAERGGEAEQGTRGRGDTVGEVRSDTGDRDERATLEEYGQDGHGREEQKPARKRSRAAMSWGSKLRLLER; encoded by the coding sequence ATGGCTACTATCTCCACAAAGACCGCTTCCCAAGCACCAAACTCAGATGATGAAaccttttcttcgtctgcgtcggcgtcaACAATACGCCCCGGCGTGGGGCTTACGGTTTTAGACAatgacgcgcccgcgcctgagAAGCTCCTGACCTCCGGTGACATGCACAGCGCGCTCACGCCCGACAGAGAACACCGAGGAGGGAAGAGTCAAAAAGCAGACTCTCTGCTCGATGCAACGACGACCCGCTacagagaaaaaagcaaatCCCCTGCCGCATGTGCAGTACGACGCCTGAGGAAGGCCTCAGGCGCAACTGGAGGGGAGGAACCAATCGAGAACTTCCCTGCTGACtgggaggaagaaagagcaCCTCAAGCTAGCAGACTCGCGGAGCGCGAACTGGGGAACCGCGAGGCAGAAGTAGGGGTCGAGTCTTACGCAGACGTCGTGAAACAGGACTCCTCGAGTGGCAAGGACGGGAAAAATAAATCAACTTCATATTATCGCGAAGAGTCGTGGATGTGTTCGCGGATACCAAACGAGTTGATACCTCACTTGACGGCGAACGACGAGAAGGCAGAAAAGAGAACAGGGACGCTAAACGAACAGCTGGGCTCAGTCTCACTGTCCGAAAACGCccggagaagaaagcaagGTAGACATTCCCAGTTACGAGATACTCAGTATGCAGCGAGCATTGCCGAAGATTCACATGACCAAAATGACGTTGGTAGACTACGATCGTGTTACATAAAAGTGCTCCGAAGGGAAGGGACGTCATCTCGAGGGTGTCTCGGTACGCGGGGTCGACAAAAGAGGACAGTCCCCATCACCGCTGACCGGCCGCCGGAATCCGAAGGGCAACGCGGAAATCgggaggaaaaagaagaaacgGTGGAGAGCCGCCTGCAGGTAGCAGTCGATTGGCGAGGTGACCAATCACGCTCCCTGGTGCAGGGTCCCTACTTCCCCCCAGGCGATCGCGAGACGACGTCTCCCGAGAAGAAAAGTGAGACAGATACAAGAGACGGGGCATGCTTACGGGAGCCAGAGGCAGGGCAGTCTCCtatcgccgtcgcgccgcctgcgggctcTCCTGCTGCATGGGCTAGTGCGCCTGCCTCGGTGtcgacgcagaagaccgGGGATTCTGCCAGCAACCATAAATCCATTTGTCCTACAGGAGCGAACAATGGAGGTGGGGCGCCGGAAGGCGCGTTTCCAACGTCGAGGACGCATGAAACGACGCAAGCTACTGGAATGAGGTGGCAAGGATCGGCCTGTGATCTTACATTGGATGGGAAGACAACTCTTCCGCCAGCGGTGAACAACCGTGCAGAGCTGTGCTCGGAAGGTAAGAACGCACCACCAGGCGTCACGCATAAAGTGGAGCGCAGTGCTGAGAATGTGATCAAGAGCAGTGCgtgcgacgaagagagcgccAGTCCCACTAACTGGAGCCCAAtggcgaggacggagaaaCTCAAGATTGGCGTCATCGAAGGATACGGAGATCTGATGGAAATACCCGTTATCCATGAAAACAGAAACGAAGGTGGCAACTTGGTTGGCGCTGCGGAATCATTAGAAGATAAGGCATTaacaggcgcgccgccaggtGAACCCGCACACTCGCCGTATGTATTGCGCACAGAATACCGCACAAGTACAGCGGATGTAtctggcgcggcaggcgaggacaCCAAACAACGAACGATGCAACGCAGCAGTGGAACACCTATAAAGACAGGAGGCGAACCAGAGAAGGTGGAATCGGCTGCGTCAGCTGCCATGGCGATCCTGTCAGTCGTCACCAATAGCCCATTGAGACACTGCGACGCTGACCATGACCATGTCCATTCAAAGGACATTAAAGGCGCACCGGCTGCCAAGCTGCCACGGAAGAGGCACTCGCCTCCCCCTGCCGCAACCCAGGTACCTCCCACACCAACTCTGAGTGCCACTCCCTTTCAACACAAACGAGAGGACGCGATGGCGCACCAGATATGCCTGATGAAGAATGACGTAACCTGCGCTGCCGTCAAAGAAAGGCCGTACTCCAGAACGTGCCGACAGAGGGTAGGTACCATTGAGTGCTCCACTATGAAGCTGTTTCAATCCTTCGAAgttcctgcgtctccgccatACGAGAATTATTTACACTCCATTTCAGTCAGTCCAGACAGCCGTTCGTTCGCATGCGTCGGGCCTGAGGCCGACGCCCTCACGCTCGGAAACGCATCGCCCCCCCTGCCGCTTGAACCCAGTACATCTTTTTTCTCAACAGCCACCGCTGAAGCGACGACCGCAAAAGGCAGTAACCATAACGAATACGCTGGATTTTTTGAGCCAGAAGATTGTTCCAGTTCCACAAGTCCAGCGTTAGGGGCCGGAACGGCACCACCACAAAACGCAGATGAGGGACAGCTGACAGCGGCGTCTTCTGGTAAGCTTGAACCGCCCACTTCGTGCTCTGCTACAACGCCATCGCGTCCTGCTTCGCTAGGTGTGGAGTCTATCGCGCTTGGCCTGACCGAAGGAGCCCTGGCTTCGACGCAAACACTGGCAGCGCAAGAGCCTAGAGAGGGAtgctcctccgcggcgcagagcgggcAAGACGCAAGCACGACACCGTGGGTCTCTATAAATTCCGCCGAGCGCAAGAGAAATCGAAAGCGATGCTCCTGGGCCGCAGGCGTAAGTGCGGAGACGGAAGCTCTCGTGGCCGCGCCTTCCAGCGAGCCAGGCTGCGGTTCGCCTGTGAACAAGAGGCATGTGGAACAAGCTGTGGTCGAGGATCCGCTGTCAACTCCAAGTGGCTCCCGCGAAAGGCAAGGAAGATGCAGACAAGGGAGTCGGGCACAGCGGTCAAAACCTCTTAATAACGACGAGGCGCATGTGGACTTGACGCTGACAAGTTTGCTCTCAGAATGCGCTGAGCAAGATGCCGGAAaacgcccgctgccgccgctggcttGTTCCAGTGTCGGAGGCCGGCCCCGAGGGAGAGTGGCTCTGAATGCCAAGTCAACAAGTTCACTATCTTCTGATCCCCCGGCAAACGGACAACAAGAAAGCAGGAAAAAACAGCGCCTTTTAGTCAGCAGGAAGGGGAAGACAGCAGATGTCGCCGCCTATGAAGAAACTCCGCAAAGCCCCCGGCTTCATGCTGAACGCGGTGGGGAAGCAGAGCAAGgcacgcgaggccgcggagacacagTAGGTGAAGTGAGATCCGATACCGGAGACAGGGACGAGAGGGCTACACTGGAAGAGTATGGACAAGATGGGCATGGAAGGGAAGAGCAAAAACCGGCTCGAAAGAGATCTAGAGCTGCCATGTCGTGGGGAAGCAAACTGAGACTTCTCGAGCGCTGA